The Primulina eburnea isolate SZY01 chromosome 6, ASM2296580v1, whole genome shotgun sequence genome contains a region encoding:
- the LOC140833634 gene encoding protein LIGHT-DEPENDENT SHORT HYPOCOTYLS 3-like, with product MEPTTHRMNYPNIEINTFTITTPASGGSGSSSMMGSPSGSSTSSPTTLSRYENQKRRDWNTFGQYLRNHRPPLSLSRCSGAHVLEFLRYLDQFGKTKVHTQLCPFFGHPNPPSPCPCPFRQAWGSLDALIGRLRAAYEENGGKPEANPFGARAVRLYLREVRDSQSKARGISYEKKKRKRPPPPPQPAALPPS from the coding sequence ATGGAACCTACAACCCACCGAATGAACTATCCGAACATAGAGATCAACACATTCACCATCACAACGCCCGCATCCGGCGGCAGCGGCAGCAGCTCAATGATGGGTTCACCGTCGGGGTCCTCCACCTCCTCTCCGACGACACTCAGCCGCTACGAAAACCAGAAACGCCGAGACTGGAACACTTTCGGGCAGTATCTCCGAAACCACCGCCCTCCCCTCTCGCTCTCCCGCTGCAGCGGAGCCCACGTCCTGGAATTCCTCCgttatcttgatcagtttggaAAAACTAAGGTACACACTCAGCTTTGTCCCTTTTTTGGGCACCCGAACCCCCCTTCCCCCTGCCCGTGCCCCTTCCGTCAGGCTTGGGGCAGTCTTGATGCCCTTATAGGCCGCCTCAGGGCAGCTTACGAAGAAAATGGAGGCAAGCCGGAAGCCAACCCGTTCGGGGCTCGGGCAGTTAGGCTCTATTTGCGCGAAGTTCGTGATTCACAATCTAAGGCAAGAGGGATTAGCTACGAGAAGAAGAAACGGAAGaggccgccgccgccgccgcaaCCTGCAGCGCTGCCTCCGAGCTAG